The following proteins are encoded in a genomic region of Mycolicibacterium confluentis:
- a CDS encoding SCO6745 family protein, with the protein MSDTVMLDAATETGAAMEEAVAVFMLHPENFGASVAAGYANPLAGYVAGRGGVLGEASGDTVGAVFAVFEPVGVAALWDEGVAVRGAAGAAEQYWTQAADFGRKYLSGAEGLERIAALGEKLIAATPIAGLPLYAGWRAMPLADDAPARALQVMFVLRELRAAVHFNALTISGITPIEAHMLNKGPQYASMFGWAEPYADGADKKDRYDEVEQATNRRMSEIFAGALEPAEAEELSRLSTAALASLKAAVPS; encoded by the coding sequence ATGAGCGACACCGTCATGCTGGACGCTGCCACCGAGACCGGAGCGGCGATGGAGGAGGCCGTTGCGGTCTTCATGCTGCACCCGGAGAACTTCGGCGCCAGCGTCGCCGCCGGCTACGCCAACCCGCTGGCGGGTTACGTGGCGGGTCGTGGCGGAGTGCTGGGTGAGGCCAGCGGTGACACTGTCGGTGCGGTGTTCGCGGTCTTCGAACCGGTCGGAGTGGCGGCGCTGTGGGACGAGGGCGTCGCGGTGCGCGGCGCTGCGGGTGCGGCCGAGCAGTACTGGACGCAGGCAGCAGACTTCGGGCGCAAGTACCTGTCCGGTGCTGAAGGCCTGGAGCGGATCGCGGCGTTGGGTGAGAAGCTCATCGCCGCTACGCCCATCGCGGGCCTGCCGCTGTATGCCGGCTGGCGTGCGATGCCGTTGGCCGACGATGCGCCCGCGCGAGCGCTTCAGGTGATGTTCGTGCTGCGCGAACTGCGGGCCGCGGTGCACTTCAATGCACTGACGATCTCCGGCATCACCCCGATCGAGGCGCACATGCTCAACAAGGGGCCGCAGTACGCCTCGATGTTCGGCTGGGCGGAGCCGTACGCCGACGGAGCCGACAAGAAGGACCGCTACGACGAGGTCGAGCAGGCGACCAACCGGCGCATGTCCGAGATTTTCGCGGGTGCGCTCGAACCCGCCGAGGCCGAGGAGCTGTCCAGGCTGAGCACTGCGGCGCTGGCGTCGCTGAAGGCGGCCGTCCCCAGCTGA
- a CDS encoding dihydrofolate reductase family protein, which yields MGLIHIELFATLDLVGQAPGGPDEDPEGFTFGGWQAPLIDEVSGAQVGAAYAGTDALLLGRRTYDIFAGYWPHQEGGADDDIATLFNRVPKYVASRGNPDLSWAGSSQLGPDLAAAVRDVRERHENVKVVGSLDFVQTLLREKLFDRLDLWVHPIVLGTGKKVFGGGAVPTNLTLLEPPSGSPHGVVLLRYGLADGVPATGDMDAPDRGRS from the coding sequence ATGGGTCTCATCCACATCGAACTGTTCGCCACGCTTGACCTCGTCGGGCAGGCGCCCGGCGGTCCCGACGAGGACCCCGAGGGGTTCACGTTCGGCGGATGGCAGGCGCCCCTGATCGACGAGGTGTCGGGGGCCCAGGTGGGCGCCGCCTACGCGGGCACAGACGCGCTCCTGCTGGGCCGGCGAACATACGACATCTTCGCTGGCTACTGGCCGCATCAGGAGGGCGGCGCGGACGACGACATCGCGACGCTGTTCAACCGCGTCCCCAAGTACGTGGCCTCCCGCGGCAACCCCGACCTCTCCTGGGCCGGATCCTCGCAGTTGGGCCCGGACCTGGCCGCAGCGGTGCGCGATGTCCGCGAGCGACACGAGAACGTGAAGGTCGTCGGCAGCCTGGACTTCGTGCAGACCCTGCTTCGCGAGAAACTCTTCGACCGCCTCGATCTCTGGGTGCATCCGATCGTGTTGGGCACCGGAAAGAAGGTGTTCGGCGGCGGCGCCGTACCCACCAATCTCACGCTTCTCGAGCCTCCCTCGGGCAGCCCCCACGGCGTCGTCTTACTGCGGTACGGGCTGGCCGACGGTGTTCCCGCGACCGGCGACATGGACGCACCCGATCGTGGGCGTTCCTGA
- a CDS encoding fused (3R)-hydroxyacyl-ACP dehydratase subunits HadA/HadB — MTAAADTSTLESRVGHYYQMDGTYLVGREKIREFARAVQSYHPAHWDVDAAKALGYSGLVAPLTFTSGPAMACNQRMFESVVVGYDMYLQTEEVFEQHRPIVEGDELKIDIELTSVRRIAGRDLITVTNTFTDTAGEIVHTLHTTVVGVGGHEVDPEIRPAVQGVMMHGINMLGAQDTDAPYVKTLRPEGERRIAQGGTTRTPASPAFDDVKAGDGLPAQQARLSRGDLVNYAGVSGDANPLHWDENIAKLAGQEDVLAHGMLTMGLGNSFVTSWTGDPGAVTRYAVRLSQPAIVPATGAEIEYSGKIKSLDPETRSGVLLVGAKSSGRKIFGLATLNVRFR, encoded by the coding sequence ATGACCGCAGCAGCAGACACGTCGACCCTTGAATCCCGCGTCGGCCACTACTACCAGATGGACGGCACCTACCTCGTGGGCCGCGAGAAGATCCGCGAGTTCGCGCGGGCCGTGCAGTCCTACCACCCCGCACACTGGGATGTCGACGCCGCCAAGGCGCTGGGGTACTCCGGCCTGGTTGCGCCGTTGACGTTCACCTCGGGCCCCGCGATGGCCTGCAACCAGCGCATGTTCGAGTCGGTCGTCGTCGGCTACGACATGTACTTGCAGACCGAGGAGGTCTTCGAGCAGCACCGCCCGATCGTTGAGGGTGACGAACTCAAGATCGACATCGAACTGACGTCGGTGCGCCGAATCGCCGGGCGCGACCTGATCACCGTCACGAACACCTTCACCGACACCGCGGGTGAGATCGTGCACACGCTGCACACCACCGTCGTCGGCGTCGGAGGTCACGAAGTGGATCCCGAGATCCGACCCGCCGTGCAGGGCGTGATGATGCACGGCATCAACATGCTCGGCGCCCAGGACACCGACGCGCCCTACGTCAAGACCCTCCGCCCCGAGGGTGAGCGTCGCATCGCCCAGGGCGGCACGACGCGCACGCCCGCGTCGCCGGCGTTCGACGACGTCAAGGCCGGTGACGGACTGCCGGCGCAGCAGGCCCGACTGTCCCGCGGCGACCTGGTGAACTACGCCGGTGTGTCCGGCGACGCCAACCCGCTGCACTGGGACGAGAACATCGCCAAGCTGGCCGGCCAGGAGGACGTGCTGGCCCACGGCATGCTCACGATGGGGTTGGGCAACAGCTTCGTCACCTCGTGGACGGGTGATCCCGGCGCGGTGACCCGCTACGCGGTGCGCCTGTCGCAGCCCGCGATCGTGCCGGCCACCGGCGCCGAGATCGAGTACAGCGGCAAGATCAAGTCGCTGGACCCCGAGACCCGTTCCGGTGTCCTCCTCGTCGGCGCCAAGTCGAGTGGCCGGAAGATCTTCGGCCTCGCGACGCTCAACGTCCGCTTCCGCTGA
- a CDS encoding NAD(P)-dependent oxidoreductase — protein sequence MKILVPDTTLIELEPIEDVVVVQYAVAEPIPEEHTDAQMLVVWGNPPAQLAREATRLHRLEFVQSLFAGPDSALAAGFAENVVIAGGQGLHDATVSEHALALILAAARQLSRTVRAQIGHRWAGELVALQAFENQRAFTTLQDAHVVIWGFGGIARSLAPLVRMLGARVTGIARSARTEDGVDVVSSDRLGEVLPTADVLVMILPSTPETAHALGESELHLLSSHAWLVNVGRGSTLDEAALVRALRDGELGGAALDVAEVEPLPVDSDLWDLPNVIITPHIAGGRPRGASALIAENAIAHMTGGAIRNLVAR from the coding sequence ATGAAAATTCTGGTGCCAGACACCACCTTGATCGAGCTTGAACCGATCGAAGATGTCGTCGTCGTCCAGTACGCGGTGGCAGAGCCGATACCGGAGGAGCACACCGACGCGCAGATGCTGGTCGTGTGGGGCAATCCGCCCGCCCAGCTCGCGCGCGAGGCCACGCGGCTGCACCGGCTCGAGTTCGTGCAGTCACTGTTCGCCGGGCCGGATTCCGCGCTGGCGGCGGGTTTCGCCGAGAACGTGGTCATCGCCGGCGGTCAGGGCCTGCACGATGCGACCGTCAGCGAACACGCGCTGGCGTTGATCTTGGCTGCGGCGCGCCAACTTTCGCGCACCGTCCGGGCGCAGATCGGACACCGCTGGGCGGGCGAACTCGTGGCTCTGCAGGCGTTCGAGAATCAGCGCGCATTCACGACCCTGCAGGACGCCCATGTGGTCATCTGGGGATTCGGCGGCATCGCCCGCAGCCTCGCCCCGCTGGTGCGGATGCTCGGCGCCCGGGTGACGGGCATCGCCCGTTCGGCACGCACCGAGGACGGCGTCGACGTGGTGTCCAGCGATCGGCTGGGTGAGGTGCTGCCGACTGCCGACGTGCTGGTGATGATCCTGCCGTCGACGCCGGAAACCGCTCACGCTCTTGGGGAATCGGAGTTGCATCTGCTGTCGAGTCACGCGTGGCTGGTCAACGTCGGGCGGGGCAGCACTCTCGACGAGGCCGCGCTCGTGCGTGCCCTGCGTGACGGTGAGTTGGGCGGGGCGGCCCTCGACGTCGCCGAAGTCGAGCCTCTGCCGGTCGATTCGGACCTCTGGGATCTGCCCAACGTGATCATCACGCCGCACATCGCCGGCGGTCGGCCCCGCGGTGCCAGCGCGCTGATCGCCGAGAACGCGATTGCGCACATGACAGGCGGTGCCATCCGCAATCTAGTCGCACGTTAG
- a CDS encoding DMT family transporter: protein MNEPTQTSTQRRGRAWTAGMASVLAFGTVPVVAMFGLADGVSPSVLVTLRGLCAMVGIGLLCALTGRLRRIPLAAVVWLVVVCGPLHGLQVFAFFGSMQHGGAQTAIVVTHVYPILVIILVALRDRVPVSWRSCLLALAALSGLIMVALTGGATASLAAVGLALVCAMSYALYLVGSERWVHRIDTVVATGLVTTGSTLSIGAVALFQGGSFSLSAAAWQVTLLQGLVLLPVGVCGALYAVRGMGSVAMGLLGILEPVVGVVLAALVLHESLTPLQWAGGAVVLAACALAPWAASSRTRSHQHTGGKVREETPISSVSAQN, encoded by the coding sequence ATGAATGAGCCGACCCAGACCAGCACGCAGAGGCGGGGCCGCGCCTGGACGGCCGGCATGGCATCGGTGCTGGCCTTCGGAACCGTCCCGGTGGTGGCGATGTTCGGCCTGGCCGACGGCGTGAGCCCCAGTGTTCTGGTGACGCTTCGCGGTCTCTGCGCCATGGTCGGAATCGGACTGCTCTGCGCACTCACAGGGCGACTGCGCCGGATCCCGCTGGCCGCAGTGGTCTGGTTGGTCGTGGTCTGCGGTCCGCTGCACGGGCTTCAGGTGTTCGCGTTCTTCGGCTCGATGCAGCATGGCGGTGCCCAGACGGCCATCGTGGTCACGCACGTGTATCCGATCCTGGTGATCATCCTGGTGGCGCTGCGCGACCGCGTACCCGTGTCGTGGCGCTCGTGCCTCCTGGCATTGGCGGCCCTGAGCGGACTGATCATGGTCGCGCTGACCGGCGGTGCCACCGCTTCGCTGGCCGCCGTCGGCCTGGCGCTGGTGTGCGCCATGAGCTACGCGCTGTACCTGGTGGGCAGTGAACGGTGGGTGCATCGGATCGACACCGTCGTCGCGACCGGTCTGGTGACGACGGGTTCGACGCTGTCGATCGGCGCCGTCGCGCTGTTTCAGGGCGGGAGCTTCTCGCTGTCCGCGGCGGCGTGGCAGGTGACCCTGCTGCAGGGCCTGGTGCTGCTGCCCGTCGGGGTGTGCGGCGCGCTCTACGCGGTTCGCGGCATGGGCTCCGTGGCGATGGGTCTGCTGGGGATACTCGAACCCGTCGTCGGTGTCGTGCTGGCGGCCCTGGTTCTGCACGAAAGCCTGACGCCGCTTCAGTGGGCGGGCGGGGCCGTGGTCCTCGCCGCGTGCGCACTCGCGCCCTGGGCGGCCTCCTCCCGGACCCGCTCACACCAACACACGGGCGGGAAGGTGCGAGAGGAGACCCCTATTTCGTCGGTCTCGGCGCAGAACTGA
- a CDS encoding amidohydrolase family protein: MRTIALEEHFLTGELAHYSDATRELAQPQIWAEASRRLTDLAEQRLADMDTAGVDVAVLSLTAPGIQAEPDPQVAVTRAAEANDFLAGLIAANPTRYRGFAALPLQNPDAAAKELERSVEQLGMCGALVNAHTLGVYLDAPPLRAVWECAEALDVPLYLHPANGFDTPHVISGHPELIGPMWSWGTDTATHALRLIFGGVFDDFPGATLLLGHMGESLPYSLWRLDSRWDWHRHHGVELALGHPSQYLRRNLFVTTSGVCDNPPLLCALSALGPEHVLFATDYPYEDIATATAFLAEAPITEADRAKISHLNAERLLHIAP, from the coding sequence ATGCGCACCATCGCATTGGAGGAGCACTTTCTCACCGGCGAGCTCGCCCACTACAGCGATGCCACCCGCGAACTGGCCCAGCCCCAAATCTGGGCGGAGGCCTCCAGACGGCTGACCGACCTCGCCGAACAACGACTGGCGGACATGGACACCGCTGGGGTCGACGTCGCGGTCCTGTCGTTGACCGCACCGGGCATTCAGGCCGAGCCGGATCCACAGGTCGCGGTGACCCGTGCGGCCGAGGCCAACGACTTCTTGGCTGGGCTGATCGCCGCCAACCCGACCCGATATCGAGGTTTCGCCGCGTTGCCGCTGCAGAACCCGGATGCTGCCGCCAAGGAACTTGAGCGTTCCGTCGAGCAGCTCGGGATGTGTGGGGCCCTGGTCAACGCCCACACCTTGGGCGTCTATCTGGACGCGCCGCCGTTGCGGGCGGTGTGGGAGTGCGCCGAAGCCCTGGACGTCCCGCTGTACCTGCACCCGGCGAACGGTTTCGATACTCCCCACGTCATCAGCGGTCACCCCGAGTTGATCGGGCCGATGTGGAGCTGGGGCACCGACACCGCAACGCATGCGCTGCGGCTGATCTTCGGCGGGGTCTTCGATGACTTTCCCGGCGCCACACTGCTGCTCGGGCACATGGGCGAGAGCCTGCCCTACTCGCTGTGGCGGCTGGACTCACGGTGGGACTGGCACCGCCACCACGGCGTCGAGCTGGCACTCGGGCACCCCTCGCAGTATCTGCGCCGCAATCTCTTCGTGACCACCAGCGGGGTGTGCGACAACCCGCCGCTGCTGTGCGCGCTGTCGGCGCTGGGGCCTGAGCACGTGCTTTTCGCCACCGACTACCCGTACGAGGACATCGCCACCGCGACCGCCTTCCTGGCCGAAGCGCCGATCACCGAGGCTGATCGCGCCAAGATCAGTCACCTCAACGCCGAGCGTCTGCTCCACATCGCTCCGTAA
- a CDS encoding NAD(P)H-dependent amine dehydrogenase family protein yields the protein MRRVVQYSTGNVGQHSLRAIIGRPDLELVGVHAADPAKVGRDAAELCGLTEPTGIVATDDVDALIALAPDCVVYTALGETRPMEALSEMSALLAAGINVVGTSMVWLVTPRQADDWLRVPLEQACAAGNSSLYVNGIDPGFSGDTAVHAALSLVTRAASITVQEIFDYGNYDDYEYTGTAMGFGNTADAERPLTFRPGVIATIFGGLVRNLAAHLDVELDDIRERYEPWYSDQHIECRMTTIEPGQLAAVKFSVEGVRGGDTVITVEHVNRLTSKAAPDWEFPPDGQSGVHKVVVEGEPRIEMSTSLSHPALDVTEAGCLSTAARAVNAIDWVCRSPAGLVALEDIPPTELIRGVMW from the coding sequence ATGCGCAGAGTTGTGCAGTACTCCACCGGGAATGTCGGCCAGCATTCACTGCGCGCCATCATCGGCCGTCCCGATCTCGAGTTGGTCGGGGTGCACGCCGCCGATCCGGCCAAGGTCGGCCGCGATGCGGCGGAGTTGTGCGGGCTCACCGAGCCGACGGGAATCGTCGCCACCGACGACGTCGACGCGCTGATCGCCCTTGCACCGGACTGCGTGGTGTACACCGCCCTCGGCGAGACCCGACCGATGGAGGCGCTCAGCGAGATGTCGGCTCTGCTCGCCGCCGGAATCAACGTCGTGGGAACGTCGATGGTCTGGTTGGTGACGCCACGCCAGGCCGATGACTGGCTGCGGGTTCCGCTGGAGCAGGCCTGCGCCGCGGGCAACTCCTCGCTGTATGTCAACGGCATCGATCCCGGGTTCTCCGGCGACACCGCCGTACACGCCGCGCTGAGCCTGGTGACGCGGGCGGCGTCGATCACGGTGCAGGAGATCTTCGACTACGGAAACTACGACGACTACGAATACACCGGAACGGCAATGGGTTTTGGGAACACAGCCGATGCCGAACGGCCACTGACCTTCCGGCCCGGCGTGATCGCGACGATCTTCGGCGGCCTCGTCCGCAATCTCGCCGCCCATCTTGACGTGGAGTTGGACGACATCCGTGAGCGCTACGAACCGTGGTACTCCGATCAGCACATCGAATGCCGCATGACGACCATCGAACCCGGGCAGTTGGCCGCGGTGAAGTTCTCCGTCGAGGGTGTACGCGGCGGTGACACCGTCATCACCGTCGAACACGTCAACCGGCTGACCTCGAAGGCAGCGCCGGACTGGGAGTTCCCACCCGACGGCCAGTCCGGCGTCCACAAAGTGGTCGTGGAGGGCGAGCCCCGGATCGAGATGAGCACGAGCCTGTCGCACCCCGCACTCGACGTGACCGAGGCCGGTTGCCTGTCGACGGCCGCGCGTGCCGTCAATGCCATCGACTGGGTCTGCCGGTCCCCCGCGGGACTGGTCGCGCTGGAGGACATCCCGCCGACCGAGCTCATCCGCGGTGTCATGTGGTGA
- a CDS encoding IMPACT family protein, which produces MPFTLPHGASPAAEEVIKRSRFTARVRHVESEQSFSEFLSDVRESDRAAGHHCWAFIIGDDARIERSNDDGEPGGTAGAPILAALRSRDLTNVAAVVSRQYGGVNLGTGGLARAYSGVVLSALEGQALCPRVRAELFLLSIDHAKAGRVEAELRGRGFDVVDVEYSAQAVFTVASTDASALSAAVAGMTSGSAELVPAGHVWR; this is translated from the coding sequence ATGCCGTTCACGCTTCCGCACGGGGCCAGCCCAGCCGCGGAGGAGGTCATCAAACGGTCGCGCTTCACCGCCCGGGTCCGGCACGTCGAGTCCGAGCAGAGCTTCAGCGAGTTCCTCAGCGACGTGCGCGAGTCTGACCGTGCCGCCGGGCATCACTGCTGGGCCTTCATCATCGGCGACGACGCACGGATCGAACGGTCCAACGACGACGGGGAGCCCGGCGGCACCGCGGGAGCACCGATCCTGGCCGCGCTGAGATCACGGGACCTGACGAACGTGGCGGCCGTGGTCTCACGCCAGTACGGCGGGGTCAACCTCGGCACCGGCGGACTCGCACGGGCCTACTCCGGAGTGGTGTTGTCCGCGCTCGAAGGTCAAGCACTGTGCCCACGGGTTCGCGCCGAACTGTTCCTGCTGTCCATCGATCATGCCAAGGCCGGCAGGGTGGAGGCCGAACTGCGCGGACGCGGGTTCGACGTGGTCGACGTCGAGTACAGCGCGCAGGCGGTCTTCACGGTGGCGAGCACGGACGCCAGCGCCCTGTCCGCCGCGGTTGCCGGAATGACCTCGGGAAGCGCGGAGCTCGTCCCCGCCGGACACGTGTGGCGATGA
- the alr gene encoding alanine racemase encodes MSGIRPESVTVKPTAEAVVDLSAIAHNVRLLKEHAGSAAVMAVVKADGYGHGAAPVARAALEAGAAELGVATVPEALSLRRNGIDVPVLAWLHAPGTDFGPALVADVQLAVSSLAQLDEVLDAVHRTGITAMVTVKVDTGLNRNGVPEAYFDQLVNALRRAVSADAVRVRGMMSHLACGDEPEHPANDSQYEAFTRLCERARRMGLEFEVAHLSNSAATIARHDLAFDMVRPGLAVYGLSPIAGRGDFGLSPAMTLKAPVALVKPVRAGEGVSYGHAWVADRDTTVALVPVGYADGVFRGLGGRLEVAINGVRRRSVGRVCMDQFVVDLGPGITDVCVGDEVILFGPGASGEQTAQDWADLMDTINYEVVTSPRGGRVIRTHIQAGGCCSRDEFNCRRTRGCSCAQ; translated from the coding sequence ATGAGCGGGATACGCCCTGAGTCGGTGACAGTGAAGCCGACCGCGGAAGCCGTGGTAGACCTTTCGGCGATCGCGCATAACGTGCGACTGCTCAAGGAACATGCGGGATCGGCCGCGGTGATGGCCGTGGTCAAGGCCGACGGCTACGGTCACGGTGCGGCGCCGGTGGCCCGTGCCGCACTGGAGGCGGGAGCCGCTGAGCTCGGGGTGGCCACCGTGCCGGAGGCGCTGTCGCTGCGCCGCAACGGTATCGACGTTCCGGTCCTGGCGTGGTTGCACGCGCCCGGAACTGACTTCGGACCAGCGCTTGTCGCCGATGTACAGCTTGCGGTGTCGTCGCTCGCACAACTCGACGAGGTGTTGGATGCGGTCCACAGAACCGGGATCACTGCCATGGTCACCGTCAAGGTGGATACGGGCCTGAACCGCAACGGTGTTCCGGAAGCCTACTTCGACCAACTGGTGAATGCATTGCGCCGGGCGGTTTCCGCTGATGCGGTGCGGGTCCGCGGGATGATGTCCCATCTGGCGTGTGGTGACGAACCCGAGCATCCGGCCAATGACAGTCAGTACGAGGCCTTCACCCGGCTCTGTGAGCGAGCACGCCGGATGGGTCTGGAGTTCGAGGTTGCCCACCTGTCCAATTCAGCGGCGACCATCGCGCGGCACGATCTGGCGTTCGACATGGTTCGACCCGGGCTTGCCGTGTACGGACTCAGCCCGATTGCGGGCCGGGGTGATTTCGGACTCAGTCCTGCGATGACATTGAAGGCCCCGGTGGCGTTGGTGAAACCGGTCCGCGCGGGCGAGGGGGTGTCCTACGGACACGCTTGGGTCGCCGACCGGGATACGACGGTGGCGTTGGTGCCGGTGGGCTACGCGGACGGGGTCTTTCGCGGACTCGGGGGCCGCCTTGAAGTGGCGATCAACGGTGTGCGGCGCCGCAGCGTCGGGCGGGTGTGCATGGACCAGTTCGTCGTTGACCTGGGGCCGGGAATCACGGATGTCTGCGTGGGAGACGAGGTGATCCTGTTCGGCCCGGGGGCTTCGGGTGAGCAGACCGCGCAGGACTGGGCTGATCTGATGGACACGATCAACTACGAGGTGGTGACCAGTCCGCGCGGCGGACGTGTCATCCGCACCCACATACAGGCCGGCGGATGCTGTTCGCGCGATGAGTTCAACTGCAGGCGCACGCGTGGGTGCAGCTGCGCGCAATGA
- a CDS encoding RidA family protein: MTTLTRIASAAAPAAIGPYAQAVAHAGMLYCSGSLPVDPATGSIDAGDPAAEVRQCLTNLTAVCAEAGTDLSRAVRTTIYTTRLSEFAAINVAYAEFFSDGEVPARTTIEVAGLPMGATVEIDAIVALA, encoded by the coding sequence TTGACCACATTGACCCGGATCGCGTCGGCGGCCGCCCCCGCCGCAATCGGACCGTACGCCCAGGCCGTCGCCCATGCTGGGATGCTCTACTGCTCGGGGTCACTGCCGGTTGATCCGGCGACCGGATCGATCGACGCGGGAGATCCGGCTGCCGAGGTGAGGCAGTGTCTGACCAACCTGACGGCGGTGTGCGCGGAGGCGGGCACCGATCTCAGTCGGGCGGTGCGCACCACCATCTACACCACAAGGCTGAGCGAGTTCGCCGCCATCAACGTCGCGTACGCGGAGTTCTTCAGCGACGGCGAGGTGCCCGCTCGCACCACAATCGAAGTGGCGGGGTTGCCGATGGGTGCCACCGTCGAGATCGACGCCATCGTGGCTTTGGCCTGA